From a single Loigolactobacillus coryniformis subsp. coryniformis KCTC 3167 = DSM 20001 genomic region:
- a CDS encoding dihydrolipoyl dehydrogenase family protein, translating into MTTKFDTIIIGAGPGGNAAAYALAKQQHVLVIENNLWGGTCPNRGCDPKKMLYSAVEAQDQAHHLQQFGLKGVPEIDWPELMAFKRAYTDQIPSGTLAGLQAANITTVHGQPRFVAADQIQVDQTRYQADHFIIATGQAPVVPEINGREYLQTSTDFLALPTLSRRIAFIGAGYVALELANIAASAGAEVHILQHNQRILRDFPEDYTQLLSAAMTAKGITFHWDTELTTVTKHDDRYSLATNTTLQLNVDAVFAASGRRPQLASLDLAVAGIAATAKGLTVDDHLRTTNPHVYAVGDVIAKKQPKLTPVASFEGRYVAHTILAATATAIEYPFTPQVVYASPQIAQVGVKLADAKKQPERYQILEQDVTQWYTFNRIKEPTAKVTTIFERTDQRLVGAVVYASIAEEVINYLTLLMTMTKAQLGQQILAYPSPGSDLGYYYV; encoded by the coding sequence ATGACAACTAAATTTGATACGATCATTATTGGTGCTGGGCCAGGTGGTAATGCGGCGGCTTATGCATTAGCTAAACAACAACATGTTTTAGTGATTGAAAATAACCTTTGGGGTGGAACTTGCCCTAATCGTGGTTGTGATCCTAAGAAAATGCTTTATTCAGCCGTTGAAGCTCAAGATCAAGCACATCATTTACAGCAATTTGGTTTGAAAGGTGTGCCAGAGATCGATTGGCCAGAATTAATGGCGTTTAAGCGCGCTTATACGGATCAAATTCCTAGTGGGACTTTAGCTGGACTACAGGCGGCTAATATTACTACAGTACATGGGCAACCACGCTTTGTGGCTGCTGATCAAATTCAAGTAGATCAAACACGTTATCAAGCTGATCATTTTATTATTGCAACTGGCCAAGCACCGGTAGTACCTGAAATTAATGGGCGCGAGTATCTGCAAACTAGTACTGATTTCTTAGCTTTGCCGACGTTATCACGGCGGATCGCCTTTATTGGTGCTGGTTACGTGGCTTTGGAATTAGCTAATATTGCGGCTAGTGCTGGAGCCGAAGTGCATATTCTACAACATAATCAGCGGATTTTACGCGATTTTCCGGAGGATTACACGCAGTTGCTCTCAGCAGCAATGACTGCCAAAGGAATCACGTTCCATTGGGATACCGAATTGACCACAGTCACTAAGCATGATGATCGTTATAGTTTGGCGACCAATACGACTTTACAGTTGAACGTTGATGCAGTTTTTGCAGCTAGTGGGCGTCGTCCACAATTAGCTAGTCTTGACTTAGCAGTGGCTGGTATTGCAGCTACTGCCAAAGGACTTACAGTGGATGATCATTTGCGGACTACTAATCCGCATGTCTATGCAGTAGGTGATGTAATTGCTAAAAAACAACCTAAACTGACGCCGGTAGCCAGTTTTGAAGGCCGTTATGTGGCGCACACTATTTTAGCTGCTACAGCGACTGCTATTGAGTATCCATTTACACCACAAGTCGTTTATGCCAGTCCGCAGATTGCTCAGGTTGGTGTAAAATTAGCTGATGCTAAAAAACAACCAGAACGTTACCAAATCTTAGAACAAGATGTGACGCAGTGGTATACTTTTAATCGAATCAAGGAACCAACGGCTAAAGTAACGACCATTTTTGAACGTACTGATCAGCGCTTAGTGGGGGCAGTCGTTTATGCCAGTATTGCTGAAGAAGTGATCAATTATTTAACTTTATTGATGACAATGACTAAGGCTCAATTAGGTCAACAAATATTAGCTTATCCGTCACCAGGCAGTGATCTTGGCTACTATTATGTATAG
- a CDS encoding ABC transporter permease/substrate-binding protein — translation MANFLQTLVTQRAALLTALGQHLLLSVISLAIAIVIALPLAIWVIPRPKTANVFLQLASVLQTIPSLALLGMLIPLVGIGSVPAVISLVVYALLPIFQNTYTGLTEIDPSLEEAATAFGMTRWEKLRKVELPLAFPMILSGIRTALVMIIGTATLAALIGAGGLGTFILLGINRNNNTMTLIGALASALLAIVLSLALRGVKRIKIKPLLITLAVVVVGCGGFGVYRLVRPQPVEITIAGKLGSEPEILINMYRDLIESDNDNVKVTLKPNFGQTSFLFSALKSKQITLYPEFTGTVLESLVKKPTKTATSANGIYQQAKTALQKQDDLTYLAPLKYNNTYALVVKRSFANKYDVHSISDLAKVKGKINAGFDLEFLDRTDGYKGIQQRYGLSFKTQSMSADLRYEALQQDKVNVTDGYSTDSQIRQYDLVVLKDDRHLFPTYQGAPLLRTATAKAHPEIVRSLNRLQGKISAADMQEMNYQVNVKRKSAAKVAHQYLVTHHLLGGDR, via the coding sequence TTGGCGAACTTTTTGCAAACGCTAGTGACCCAACGCGCGGCATTACTGACTGCATTAGGGCAGCATCTGTTGTTATCGGTGATCTCATTAGCAATTGCGATCGTAATTGCGTTGCCATTGGCGATTTGGGTGATTCCACGGCCAAAAACGGCCAACGTATTTTTGCAGTTGGCTAGTGTTTTACAAACGATCCCATCGTTGGCCTTATTAGGGATGCTGATTCCGTTAGTTGGTATCGGTAGTGTGCCAGCAGTGATTTCATTAGTGGTGTATGCTTTGTTACCAATTTTTCAAAATACATATACTGGACTAACTGAGATCGATCCTTCACTAGAAGAAGCGGCGACGGCTTTTGGGATGACGCGCTGGGAAAAACTGCGTAAAGTTGAACTGCCATTAGCTTTTCCAATGATTTTATCCGGGATTCGCACCGCTTTAGTGATGATCATTGGGACTGCAACACTAGCTGCTTTGATTGGTGCTGGTGGTCTAGGGACTTTTATTTTATTAGGGATCAATCGCAACAATAATACAATGACTTTGATCGGTGCTTTGGCTTCTGCTTTATTAGCAATCGTTCTAAGTTTAGCTTTACGGGGTGTCAAGCGGATTAAAATCAAGCCATTGCTGATTACGTTGGCAGTGGTTGTGGTCGGCTGCGGTGGCTTTGGTGTTTATCGACTTGTGCGTCCGCAACCAGTCGAGATCACGATTGCCGGTAAACTAGGCTCCGAGCCAGAGATTTTGATCAACATGTATCGCGATTTGATCGAATCCGATAACGACAATGTTAAAGTAACCTTAAAGCCCAATTTCGGCCAAACCTCGTTCCTATTTAGTGCACTAAAATCAAAACAGATCACACTTTATCCTGAATTTACTGGCACAGTTTTAGAAAGTTTGGTTAAAAAGCCAACCAAAACGGCAACTAGTGCTAATGGAATTTACCAGCAAGCTAAAACCGCACTGCAAAAACAGGATGACTTAACTTATTTAGCGCCGTTAAAATATAATAATACTTACGCTTTAGTGGTGAAGCGTTCATTTGCCAATAAATATGATGTGCATAGTATTAGTGATTTAGCCAAAGTCAAAGGGAAGATCAACGCTGGTTTTGATCTGGAGTTTTTGGATCGAACTGACGGTTATAAAGGAATCCAGCAACGCTACGGTCTTAGCTTCAAGACGCAGTCGATGTCAGCTGATCTGCGTTATGAAGCCTTGCAGCAAGATAAAGTCAATGTCACCGATGGCTATTCGACTGATTCTCAGATTCGCCAATACGATCTTGTTGTGTTAAAGGATGATCGTCATCTATTCCCGACTTACCAGGGGGCACCATTGCTGCGGACAGCAACAGCTAAGGCTCATCCCGAGATCGTACGTAGTTTGAATCGTTTGCAGGGTAAGATTTCTGCAGCGGATATGCAGGAAATGAATTATCAAGTTAACGTTAAACGCAAATCAGCGGCTAAAGTCGCACATCAGTATCTAGTGACACATCATTTATTGGGAGGTGACCGCTGA
- a CDS encoding IS3 family transposase (programmed frameshift), with product MTKYTKQFKLHVVQDYLTSSLGFILIARKYQIKSHATVNKWVRQYQRFGVRGLEVRRPEKVYDGTFKVTVLNWMKTNQASITETALNFDISAPSTIWQWQRTFENEGLDALFRNRGRSKIMSADKQSKKTKQPDELTRLRDENELLKIENEYLKKLKALAQSQGRQRAQIIQELRPNYRLGKILKVVGMAKSTYSYAIKSVPTENDPDAILKQTITDIKANATAAGYRQVTGQLGEMGLVVNHKKVLRLMRELNLLSTAYNKQTRKYNSYKGTVGAVAKNRLKRRFMTNRPYQKLTTDITELRWGNKTIEERAYFTCVYDLFSGEVLSHDIALKPTVTFTTDVLTTAINLIPKQLGYRTTVHSDQGFQYQNPRWVRILKQQHLFQSMSRKATCLDNAAMESFFHILKAEVYDQRQFDTLAELTQAVANWIQYYNFTRIKTKLGGKSPVKYRVLTTQKVA from the exons ATGACCAAATATACCAAGCAGTTTAAACTACATGTTGTTCAAGACTATCTGACTTCTTCATTAGGTTTTATCTTGATCGCCAGAAAGTACCAGATCAAAAGTCATGCGACCGTTAATAAATGGGTCCGGCAATACCAGCGTTTCGGTGTTAGGGGGCTTGAGGTTCGCCGACCAGAGAAAGTTTATGATGGCACTTTTAAGGTGACTGTTTTAAACTGGATGAAAACGAATCAGGCATCCATAACTGAAACTGCCCTTAACTTTGATATTTCTGCGCCGTCAACTATTTGGCAATGGCAACGAACTTTCGAAAATGAAGGTCTTGATGCCTTGTTTCGTAACCGAGGACGGTCAAAAATTATGTCAGCTGATAAACAAAGCAAGAAAACGAAACAACCAGATGAATTAACCCGCTTACGTGACGAAAACGAATTACTAAAGATCGAGAATGAATACCTAAAAAAATTGAAGGCCTTGGCTCAATCACAAG GTAGACAACGAGCACAAATCATCCAAGAACTAAGGCCTAATTATCGGCTCGGTAAGATCCTTAAAGTCGTTGGCATGGCCAAGAGCACCTATAGCTACGCGATAAAGTCTGTCCCAACTGAAAACGATCCGGATGCGATCCTTAAACAAACCATTACAGACATTAAAGCTAACGCGACTGCGGCCGGTTACCGCCAGGTCACTGGCCAATTGGGTGAAATGGGGCTGGTGGTCAATCATAAGAAAGTCCTGCGTTTAATGCGTGAACTAAACCTGTTATCAACGGCATATAATAAGCAAACCCGTAAGTATAATTCTTACAAAGGAACGGTTGGAGCTGTCGCTAAGAATCGACTTAAACGACGCTTTATGACCAATCGACCGTATCAAAAGTTAACGACGGATATTACTGAGCTTCGTTGGGGCAATAAAACGATTGAAGAACGGGCTTACTTTACGTGTGTTTATGATCTATTTTCCGGTGAAGTCCTGAGCCATGATATTGCTTTAAAACCAACTGTGACGTTCACCACCGATGTTTTAACAACAGCGATCAACCTGATTCCCAAACAACTAGGTTATCGGACAACGGTCCACTCTGACCAAGGCTTTCAATATCAAAATCCACGTTGGGTCCGTATTTTAAAGCAACAACATCTTTTCCAGAGTATGTCACGCAAAGCAACCTGCTTAGATAATGCGGCCATGGAAAGCTTTTTTCACATTCTAAAAGCAGAAGTTTATGATCAAAGACAGTTCGATACCTTGGCGGAATTAACCCAAGCCGTAGCGAACTGGATTCAATATTATAATTTCACGAGAATCAAAACAAAACTGGGTGGTAAGAGCCCGGTTAAATACCGTGTTCTTACCACCCAGAAAGTTGCTTAA
- a CDS encoding PTS glucitol/sorbitol transporter subunit IIA produces MSTVTSTVIAIGNHAIENEDPLVILFDQEATPELQDIAVIQEFSEPAAMKTLALAEGDTITIDENTYTIAYVGDVANQNLQTIGHITLLFAPLPASDRLGNGVYLTTTVKPAFHVGTKISYKTDD; encoded by the coding sequence ATGAGTACAGTTACGAGCACGGTTATTGCAATCGGCAACCATGCCATTGAAAATGAAGATCCATTAGTTATTTTATTTGACCAAGAAGCAACGCCTGAGTTACAAGACATTGCGGTGATCCAAGAATTTAGTGAGCCAGCGGCAATGAAGACGTTGGCCTTGGCGGAAGGCGATACGATCACGATCGATGAAAACACTTATACGATTGCATACGTTGGTGATGTCGCCAATCAAAATCTGCAGACAATCGGTCATATCACCTTATTATTTGCACCGCTACCAGCTTCAGATCGACTAGGTAACGGCGTTTATTTGACCACAACGGTTAAGCCTGCTTTTCATGTGGGCACTAAGATTAGTTACAAGACAGACGATTAA
- a CDS encoding FAD-dependent oxidoreductase, whose product MREAKNVFIGFGKAAKTLAFKLAQAGESVVMIEGSDQMYGGTCINIACIPSKLLYTLSMAPVVGTQTRNYQQAVLNKRSVIGGLRTKNLHKIADLPAVTVLTGWAKFIDEHTLTVSYANGQTEQVHGERIFINTGAKAILPAIPGLVDSKFMVTSTEMLDQARLPQKLVIIGGGYIGLEFATTYQQFGAQVTILDNKAQFMARDEREVAQTVHAQFDQAGIEVVQDAQVTRVTDVGTHAEITATVAGQPQTFVADTILVATGRAANIAGLGLENTAIKTDAHGIVVDDHLRTTVANVWAMGDVRGGAQFTYISLDDYRIVYDQLKGAGKKSLQEQELVPHTVFLNPPLSTIGLNEEQAKAQGIAYRVAKIPAGAMPKAHILGNPAGYLKALVAADDQILGATLYCEEAYEVINLISLAMHHHLPYQVLRDQIFAHPTMSEALNDLFETLG is encoded by the coding sequence ATGCGTGAAGCAAAGAATGTTTTTATCGGTTTTGGCAAGGCGGCTAAGACTTTAGCGTTTAAATTAGCGCAAGCGGGTGAATCGGTGGTCATGATCGAAGGCTCTGATCAGATGTATGGTGGGACTTGTATCAATATTGCCTGTATCCCATCGAAATTACTTTATACATTATCGATGGCGCCGGTAGTGGGCACTCAAACTCGCAACTATCAGCAGGCAGTTTTAAACAAGCGTAGTGTGATCGGTGGTTTACGAACAAAAAATTTGCACAAAATTGCCGATCTTCCAGCGGTCACGGTTTTGACCGGCTGGGCTAAATTTATTGATGAGCATACCTTGACGGTTAGTTATGCTAATGGTCAGACTGAACAAGTTCATGGCGAACGAATTTTCATCAATACTGGGGCTAAAGCAATTTTGCCAGCTATTCCTGGATTAGTTGATAGTAAATTTATGGTCACCAGTACAGAAATGCTTGATCAGGCAAGGTTACCACAGAAATTAGTTATTATCGGTGGCGGCTATATCGGTCTGGAATTTGCAACGACTTATCAGCAATTTGGGGCTCAGGTTACAATTTTAGACAATAAAGCACAGTTCATGGCTCGTGATGAGCGTGAAGTCGCCCAAACTGTCCATGCACAGTTTGATCAAGCTGGCATTGAGGTAGTTCAAGACGCTCAGGTTACTCGAGTCACTGATGTGGGTACGCATGCTGAGATTACAGCAACTGTTGCTGGTCAGCCGCAGACGTTTGTCGCCGATACGATATTAGTTGCAACCGGGCGTGCAGCTAATATTGCTGGCTTAGGTTTAGAAAATACCGCAATTAAAACTGATGCACACGGTATTGTTGTTGACGATCATTTACGGACAACGGTTGCGAATGTTTGGGCGATGGGGGATGTTCGCGGTGGGGCACAGTTTACTTATATTTCTTTAGACGATTATCGCATCGTTTATGATCAACTAAAGGGAGCTGGTAAAAAATCACTGCAGGAACAAGAATTAGTACCGCATACGGTCTTTTTAAACCCACCATTGTCAACAATTGGTTTAAATGAGGAACAAGCTAAAGCACAGGGAATTGCTTATCGTGTGGCCAAAATCCCGGCAGGGGCAATGCCTAAAGCACATATTTTAGGTAATCCAGCTGGCTATTTGAAAGCATTAGTTGCGGCGGATGATCAAATCCTTGGTGCAACCTTGTATTGTGAAGAAGCCTATGAGGTGATCAATTTGATCTCATTAGCGATGCATCATCATTTACCATACCAAGTACTGCGTGATCAAATCTTTGCCCATCCAACGATGAGTGAAGCTTTAAATGATTTATTTGAAACGCTAGGTTGA
- the cobT gene encoding nicotinate-nucleotide--dimethylbenzimidazole phosphoribosyltransferase codes for MQTFQANTYHLPPLASESAQAMRQIVNGLAKPIASLGRLEELAIRLAGIEATTSLRLRQKTLLVFAADHGVTVEHVSATPKKVTIVQAGNMLAGHTAVAALAIAAHCQVQVIDIGIDSQRTFPKLINAKIAYGTQNIAQGPAMTREQALKSIKIGYATALAAINNGSEVLAVGELGVGNTTTASAVVAACLQCNAAEVVGRGSNISDAKLAHKISIVQQALTRNQPDPTDPIDILAKVGGFEFGGKVGAMLAAAEHHTPLILDGFISYAAALLAQKIAPTITDYLVPSHVSHEKGSQRALQQLGLEPYFDLQLCVGEGTGAVMLMPWLDELAAILTHMNTLADMAIIYKK; via the coding sequence ATGCAAACATTTCAGGCAAACACTTATCACCTACCACCACTCGCTAGCGAATCAGCACAGGCTATGCGGCAAATTGTAAACGGCTTGGCCAAACCGATTGCCAGCTTAGGCCGTTTAGAGGAGCTTGCCATCCGCTTAGCCGGAATCGAGGCCACAACTAGCTTACGCTTACGGCAAAAAACACTTTTAGTTTTTGCCGCCGATCATGGTGTGACCGTAGAGCACGTTTCAGCAACACCAAAAAAAGTCACTATTGTTCAAGCCGGTAATATGTTGGCCGGACACACTGCCGTGGCTGCTTTAGCAATCGCAGCTCATTGTCAGGTTCAAGTGATCGATATTGGGATCGATTCGCAACGGACTTTTCCTAAGTTGATCAATGCCAAGATTGCTTATGGTACACAAAATATTGCCCAAGGCCCCGCAATGACGCGTGAACAAGCCCTAAAATCGATTAAAATCGGCTATGCTACCGCCCTAGCTGCCATTAATAACGGAAGTGAAGTGTTGGCCGTGGGTGAGTTAGGTGTGGGTAACACCACCACTGCCTCTGCCGTTGTTGCCGCCTGCTTACAATGTAATGCTGCCGAAGTCGTCGGTCGTGGCTCTAATATTTCCGATGCCAAATTGGCCCATAAAATATCGATCGTTCAGCAAGCATTGACGCGCAATCAACCTGATCCCACTGATCCAATCGATATTTTAGCCAAAGTTGGTGGCTTCGAATTTGGCGGTAAAGTCGGTGCCATGTTAGCTGCCGCCGAACATCACACACCTCTGATTTTAGACGGCTTTATTTCCTATGCTGCCGCATTATTGGCACAAAAAATAGCACCAACCATCACTGATTACTTGGTGCCATCCCATGTTTCGCATGAAAAAGGTTCGCAGCGCGCTTTACAACAGCTTGGACTGGAACCCTACTTTGATCTACAATTATGTGTCGGCGAAGGTACCGGCGCCGTTATGCTGATGCCTTGGCTGGATGAACTTGCTGCGATCCTTACCCACATGAATACCTTAGCCGACATGGCGATCATTTATAAAAAATAA
- a CDS encoding methyltransferase domain-containing protein: protein MKKIERGQQFLRQHLNLFQCPVCHEAYHAVIENSLSCPNGHQLDLSKKGTLYFLQRQVQSEYDAAMLASRRRILQAGLFDGFLDVVREKLPKAGVGLDVGCGEGTPLHKLEADLKTAIGFDISKAGVNLATQQDTAAFFCVADLAHLPFNAATFDVILNIFSPSNYREFARIMRPDAQVIKVIPNTDYLSELRQALFAGDRRAVYSNEKVLAHFKESYRQVTAQRVRYQFTIPPENFADLVLMTPLHWQATPEQLQQLLAQPFPQITVDVTVLIGAQSVLD from the coding sequence ATGAAGAAAATTGAGCGCGGTCAGCAGTTTTTGCGCCAGCACCTTAATTTGTTTCAATGTCCGGTTTGTCACGAGGCTTATCATGCAGTTATCGAGAACAGTTTGAGTTGTCCCAACGGTCATCAATTAGACCTCAGCAAAAAAGGCACCCTATATTTTCTACAGCGACAAGTGCAAAGTGAGTATGACGCAGCAATGTTAGCCAGTCGGCGACGAATTTTGCAAGCAGGCTTATTTGATGGCTTTTTGGATGTGGTACGGGAAAAGCTACCCAAAGCAGGTGTTGGCTTGGATGTCGGCTGTGGCGAGGGGACGCCGCTACATAAGCTGGAAGCCGACTTGAAAACGGCAATCGGGTTTGATATTTCTAAAGCGGGGGTCAACTTAGCAACGCAGCAAGATACGGCGGCTTTTTTCTGTGTGGCGGATCTAGCGCACCTACCATTTAATGCCGCAACATTTGACGTTATTTTGAATATTTTTTCACCATCTAATTATCGGGAGTTTGCCCGAATTATGCGGCCAGATGCACAAGTGATCAAAGTGATCCCAAATACTGATTATCTCAGTGAATTGCGCCAAGCCTTATTTGCTGGTGACCGGCGGGCAGTTTATTCTAATGAGAAAGTACTAGCCCATTTTAAAGAGAGTTATCGCCAAGTAACCGCACAGCGCGTTCGTTACCAATTTACGATTCCCCCAGAAAATTTCGCTGATCTTGTTTTGATGACACCGCTTCATTGGCAAGCCACACCGGAGCAGCTACAACAGCTACTGGCACAACCATTTCCGCAGATCACAGTTGATGTGACCGTTTTAATTGGCGCGCAATCAGTATTAGATTGA
- the guaC gene encoding GMP reductase produces the protein MQVFDYEDIQLVPNKCIVDSRSECDTRVTFGPRTFKIPVVPANMQTIIDAPLAKDLANNGYFYVMHRFEPATRADFIRDMHQANLFASISVGVKPEEYDFIEQLATAKLNPEYITIDIAHGHSQRVIDMIQHIKRHLPDSFVIAGNVGTPEGVRELENAGADATKVGIGPGKVCITKIKTGFGTGGWQLAALRLCAKAASKPIIADGGVRTDGDIAKSIRFGASMVMIGSLFAGHKQSPGKTIERDGELFKEYFGSASEYQKGAHHNVEGKKMLVTYKGDIADTLVEMQEDLQSAISYAGGKDLKALTKVDYVIVKNSIFNGDQY, from the coding sequence ATGCAAGTATTTGATTACGAAGATATTCAATTAGTCCCTAATAAGTGTATCGTTGATAGTCGTTCAGAATGTGATACCCGGGTTACATTTGGGCCACGTACATTCAAAATACCCGTTGTACCAGCTAATATGCAGACAATTATCGACGCACCCCTAGCAAAAGATCTGGCCAATAATGGCTATTTCTACGTGATGCATCGCTTCGAACCGGCAACCCGCGCTGATTTCATTCGTGATATGCATCAAGCTAATCTATTTGCTTCAATTAGTGTCGGCGTTAAACCCGAAGAATATGACTTTATCGAACAATTGGCCACAGCCAAGCTGAATCCAGAATATATCACCATCGATATTGCTCACGGTCATAGTCAACGGGTGATCGACATGATTCAACATATCAAGCGCCACTTGCCGGACAGCTTTGTAATTGCCGGTAATGTAGGCACTCCTGAAGGCGTGCGGGAATTAGAAAATGCTGGTGCCGATGCAACTAAAGTTGGTATTGGCCCCGGCAAGGTTTGTATTACTAAGATCAAAACTGGTTTCGGTACTGGCGGCTGGCAATTAGCAGCACTACGTTTATGCGCCAAAGCAGCTAGTAAACCGATCATTGCCGATGGTGGTGTGCGAACTGATGGTGACATCGCTAAATCAATTCGCTTTGGTGCTAGTATGGTCATGATCGGTTCCCTTTTTGCCGGCCACAAACAGTCACCGGGTAAAACAATCGAACGGGATGGCGAACTTTTCAAAGAATATTTTGGCTCCGCTTCGGAATACCAAAAAGGCGCACATCACAATGTCGAAGGTAAAAAAATGTTAGTCACTTATAAAGGTGATATCGCCGATACTTTAGTTGAAATGCAAGAAGATCTGCAATCGGCAATTTCATATGCTGGTGGCAAAGATCTAAAAGCGTTAACTAAAGTTGATTACGTAATCGTTAAAAATTCGATTTTTAACGGCGATCAATATTAA
- a CDS encoding GGDEF domain-containing protein has protein sequence MEDGTNLLVVAMSWAAQLTVAIFFIAGFVSFYTEVWNRAFSDSERSRTERIWLRVALIVLAIGLGSILHFAGYLGGSTSMMYHNIGLFILVFSLLDEEINFGEYLIRCVALITVWAMHHMGHFMVDRFAISMIILVIILVVVWRFRHTIESRFPLRLLVSSIVAIDFWFTLPTHSASMVMTPAVSIEAVLMFFVMKLSTGRQQNLWAHNEQVAHQANYDRLTNTKNFTAYQKEIFNAFGIARTGHQPLAIAMMDIDHFKLINDQYGHLAGNQVLTEVANALKRVLLQYSENYQLYRTGGEEFTLVFPDSSAQEILAILIHCWRTVRAAEYVYDKDTIKITVSFGLTELVDHDQSPDDVYKRADHSLYISKKNGRDTITVDGKTQQLQDDSKRENYAYFVEGIYTSGRDADERRAANELTLRRYDREKQTWVIPEQRHLNINTRIELMRDVLVNSRCQSIVVSLSIANFLNQTTADKLVKFFNSPNGPEIMYIEIDRIPVLDLLIPMAAFYHESGIKIVLSQIGSNRHFEQVNASLQYIDGIKLTIQSTTDAIGMPPELSKDIQFWGEIATNWKIEFIVAGVADESMFTWLQNQDYVDYLEGPYFGTAELPLLMS, from the coding sequence GTGGAAGATGGAACAAATCTATTAGTAGTTGCGATGTCATGGGCAGCACAGCTGACCGTCGCAATATTTTTTATTGCGGGGTTCGTAAGCTTTTATACTGAAGTTTGGAATCGTGCATTTAGTGATTCGGAGCGTTCGCGTACCGAACGTATTTGGTTACGGGTCGCTTTGATTGTTTTAGCTATCGGGTTAGGCTCGATATTACATTTTGCTGGTTATCTCGGCGGTAGCACTTCAATGATGTACCATAATATTGGTCTGTTCATCTTAGTTTTCTCGTTGCTTGATGAAGAAATTAATTTTGGTGAGTATTTGATTCGTTGTGTGGCGTTGATCACGGTTTGGGCAATGCACCATATGGGTCACTTTATGGTTGATCGTTTTGCCATTTCAATGATCATTCTGGTGATTATTTTGGTTGTGGTCTGGCGTTTTCGGCATACGATCGAATCGCGCTTCCCGTTACGCTTATTAGTATCGTCAATTGTGGCAATCGATTTTTGGTTTACGCTACCGACCCATTCGGCCAGCATGGTTATGACGCCAGCAGTTTCAATCGAAGCTGTTTTGATGTTCTTCGTCATGAAATTGTCTACTGGGCGACAGCAGAATTTATGGGCGCACAATGAGCAAGTTGCTCATCAAGCCAATTATGATCGTTTGACTAATACCAAGAATTTTACGGCTTATCAGAAAGAGATCTTTAACGCCTTTGGGATTGCACGTACTGGGCATCAACCGTTGGCAATTGCCATGATGGATATTGATCATTTTAAGTTGATCAATGATCAATATGGTCATTTAGCCGGTAACCAAGTATTAACTGAGGTTGCTAACGCCCTAAAGCGTGTTCTATTGCAATATAGTGAAAATTATCAACTTTATCGTACGGGTGGCGAGGAATTCACTTTAGTCTTTCCTGATAGTTCGGCGCAGGAAATATTAGCGATCTTGATCCATTGTTGGCGGACCGTGCGTGCTGCTGAGTACGTCTATGATAAGGACACGATCAAAATTACCGTATCCTTTGGCTTGACGGAATTAGTAGATCACGATCAATCACCTGATGATGTTTATAAGCGTGCCGATCATTCATTATATATTAGTAAAAAGAATGGTCGGGATACGATCACCGTCGATGGCAAAACGCAGCAACTACAAGATGATTCAAAGCGGGAAAATTATGCTTATTTTGTTGAGGGGATTTATACTAGCGGTCGTGATGCCGATGAGCGGCGAGCAGCTAATGAATTAACTTTGCGGCGCTATGATCGTGAGAAACAAACTTGGGTGATTCCAGAACAGCGGCATTTGAATATTAATACGCGGATTGAATTGATGCGTGATGTCTTAGTCAATAGTCGCTGTCAGTCGATCGTTGTGTCGTTATCGATCGCTAACTTTCTTAACCAGACTACTGCCGATAAATTAGTTAAATTCTTTAACAGTCCGAATGGTCCGGAAATTATGTATATTGAGATTGATCGCATTCCAGTGCTGGATCTATTGATTCCAATGGCAGCATTTTATCATGAAAGTGGGATTAAAATCGTACTCAGTCAAATTGGTAGCAATCGTCATTTTGAACAAGTTAATGCCAGTTTGCAATACATTGATGGAATCAAATTGACCATTCAGTCCACGACCGATGCTATTGGAATGCCGCCTGAGTTGAGTAAGGACATTCAGTTTTGGGGTGAAATCGCAACTAATTGGAAAATTGAATTTATTGTAGCGGGTGTGGCTGATGAAAGCATGTTTACTTGGTTACAGAACCAAGATTATGTTGATTATCTAGAAGGTCCTTATTTTGGAACGGCTGAATTACCTTTGCTAATGTCATAG